From the genome of Malus domestica chromosome 04, GDT2T_hap1, one region includes:
- the LOC103443583 gene encoding probable phospholipid hydroperoxide glutathione peroxidase, producing MRLLKFTNWVSLFFLGFAFFCYFYTSQFSSPRIMAEESSKSVYDFTVKDIHGNDVNLSEYSGKVLLIVNVASKCGLTQSNYKELSVLYEKYKNKGFEILAFPCNQFGGQEPGNNEEIQEVACTRFKAEFPIFDKIEVNGKNEAPLYKFLKVQKGGIFGSGIKWNFTKFLVNKEGKVVERYAPVTSPLKIEKDIQNLLESS from the exons ATGCGTTTGTTGAAATTCACCAACTgggtctctctcttctttctgggttttgCTTTCTTCTGCTACTTTTACACTTCTCAATTCTCTTCTCCTCGAATTATGGCTGAAGAAAGTTCCAAATCTGTTTACGACTTCACTGTCAAG GATATTCATGGTAACGACGTAAATCTGAGTGAATACAGTGGGAAGGTTCTTCTGATTGTGAATGTTGCTTCAAAATG tGGTTTAACACAATCCAACTACAAGGAATTAAGTGTTTTGTATGAAAAGTACAAAAACAAAG GTTTTGAGATTTTGGCGTTTCCTTGCAACCAGTTTGGAGGACAAGAGCCGGGAAACAATGAGGAGATTCAAGAAGTTGCATGCACTAGATTTAAAGCTGAATTTCCAATCTTTGACAAG ATTGAGGTGAATGGGAAGAACGAGGCACCCCTTTACAAATTCTTAAAGGTACAGAAAGGTGGGATCTTTGGGAGTGGCATCAAATGGAACTTTACGAAGTTTCTGGTTAACAAAGAAGGGAAGGTTGTGGAGAGATATGCTCCTGTGACATCACCTCTTAAAATTGAG AAAGACATCCAGAATTTGTTGGAATCTTCTTGA
- the LOC103443588 gene encoding protein WHAT'S THIS FACTOR 9, mitochondrial: MAQCLVIVKVGGFGFLRGCLQEFNHQQTRGLVNVKLKWVKDRALDFVVASERDLKAASILVSVISSSPQCSLPVYRLTCHRGQLGLPHDLKLATFIRRYPSVFVESYDFWGGGARVPCFGLTPEALQLHQEELNVLEQNRMDFINRLRKLLMLTQAWALPLQTLDQLKWDLGLPYDYVHSVIPYHCDLFSFVHLPDDRVGLKLLSWDKDLAVSQLQRNSARQQKEEDVRSGCLAFPVGFTRGFGLKRKCMEWLKEWQTLPYTSPYSDASHLDPRTDVSEKRIVGVFHELLHLTINKKTERKNVSNLRKPLALPQKFTKVFERHPGIFYISNKCATQTVILREAYDRQKLLQKHPTVELRENFAKLLRKGFLDRSKGLYKKNKGDGIDVDPYADGIGNNQFSSEEESDNLFYEYDSDEQHEPRIHL, translated from the coding sequence ATGGCCCAGTGTCTTGTGATTGTTAAGGTAGGCGGGTTTGGTTTCCTCCGTGGATGTCTGCAAGAATTTAACCATCAGCAAACGCGTGGTCTTGTGAATGTGAAGTTGAAATGGGTGAAAGATAGGGCATTGGATTTTGTTGTGGCTTCTGAGAGGGATCTCAAGGCTGCCAGCATTCTCGTTTCCGTTATTTCTTCCTCACCTCAGTGCAGCCTCCCTGTATACCGGCTCACTTGTCATCGGGGACAACTCGGTCTTCCTCACGATCTGAAGCTTGCTACTTTTATTAGGAGGTACCCATCTGTTTTTGTTGAGTCCTATGATTTTTGGGGCGGAGGCGCTCGTGTCCCATGCTTTGGCTTGACTCCTGAAGCCCTACAACTACACCAAGAGGAACTCAATGTTCTTGAGCAGAATCGAATGGATTTCATTAATAGGCTTCGAAAACTGCTCATGCTCACCCAGGCTTGGGCCCTTCCCTTACAAACCCTTGACCAACTGAAATGGGACCTGGGTTTGCCATATGATTACGTTCATTCTGTGATTCCATATCACTGCGACCTGTTCTCTTTTGTACACCTCCCTGATGACCGTGTTGGCTTGAAGCTCTTATCCTGGGATAAGGACCTTGCTGTCTCCCAATTGCAAAGGAACTCTGCCCGACAACAGAAGGAAGAAGACGTAAGAAGTGGCTGTTTAGCTTTTCCAGTTGGATTTACAAGGGGTTTTGGATTGAAGAGGAAATGCATGGAATGGTTGAAAGAGTGGCAGACCCTCCCTTATACCTCTCCGTACTCCGATGCCTCCCATTTAGATCCTCGTACAGATGTATCCGAGAAGAGGATTGTAGGGGTCTTTCACGAGCTTCTTCATCTAACTATAAACAAGAAAACTGAACGTAAGAATGTGAGCAACCTTCGCAAACCTTTGGCCCTacctcagaagttcactaaagTTTTTGAGCGCCATCCAGGTATTTTCTACATTTCAAATAAATGTGCCACTCAAACTGTCATTCTAAGGGAAGCCTATGACCGTCAAAAACTATTGCAAAAACACCCTACGGTCGAATTGAGGGAAAACTTTGCAAAGCTGTTGAGAAAAGGGTTCCTAGATAGGAGCAAAGGTTTGTACAAGAAAAATAAAGGTGATGGAATAGATGTGGATCCATATGCTGATGGTATTGGTAATAACCAATTCAGTTCTGAAGAAGAGTCAGATAATTTGTTTTATGAGTATGACTCAGATGAGCAACATGAACCTAGGATTCATTTGTGA
- the LOC103443586 gene encoding tyrosine--tRNA ligase 1, cytoplasmic, producing the protein MATETTEQSPPADQVQSLSISEPQADDQPSSSSNPTTSLSLEEKYQIVRSVAEECIQEDELRNLLAHKTEPICYDGFEPSGRMHIAQGVMKTINVNKLTSAGCRVKIWIADWFAQLNNKMGGDLKKIETIGRYMIEIWRAAGMNLDTGKVEFLWSSKEINARAHEYWPRVMDIARKNKLPRIIRCSQIMGRTEQDELTAAQILYPCMQCADIFFLQADICQLGMDQRKVNMLAREYCDDIKKKNKPIILSHHMLPGLQQGQEKMSKSDVTSSILMEDEEAEVNLKIKKAYCPPNVVDGNPCMEYVKYLILPWFNGFSVERTEKNGGNKTFKTFEELAADYESGELHPADLKSALSKALNKILEPVRAHFKNDKAAKQLLQSVKNYRVTR; encoded by the exons ATGGCGACCGAAACAACAGAGCAATCCCCGCCGGCCGACCAAGTCCAGTCGCTTTCAATATCCGAGCCTCAGGCCGATGACCAACCCTCCAGTTCATCAAATCCAACCACTTC ATTGAGCTTGGAGGAGAAGTACCAGATCGTGAGGAGCGTGGCGGAGGAGTGTATTCAGGAGGATGAGCTTCGAAATCTGCTGGCTCACAAGACTGAACCCATCTGCTACGACGGGTTCGAACCCTCCGGTCGAATGCACATTGCTCAG GGAGTTATGAAGACTATTAATGTTAACAAGCTGACATCTGCTGGCTGCCGAGTGAAGATATGGATTGCAGATTGGTTTGCGCAGTTGAACAATAAGATGGGGGGTGATTTGAAAAAGATAGAGACAATTGGCCGCTACATGATTGAGATATGGAGGGCTGCGGGGATGAATTTGGACACTGGAAAAGTTGAGTTTTTGTGGTCGTCAAAGGAAATTAATGCGAGAGCACATGAGTACTGGCCTCGTGTGATGGATATAGCTCGGAAAAATAAACTTCCGAGAATAATTAG GTGTAGTCAGATTATGGGTCGAACTGAGCAAGATGAGTTAACGGCAGCCCAAATTCTCTACCCTTGTATGCAGTGTGCAGATATATTCTTTCTTCAG GCAGACATCTGCCAGTTGGGAATGGATCAACGTAAAGTCAATATGCTTGCAAGAGAGTATTGCGATGACATCAAAAAGAAGAACAAGCCTATTATCTTGTCACACC ACATGTTACCTGGTTTGCAGCAAGGGCAGGAGAAAATGTCTAAAAGTGATGTGACGTCCTCCATATTAATGGAAGATGAAGAG GCTGAAGTGAATTTGAAGATAAAGAAAGCTTACTGTCCTCCAAATGTTGTCGATGGGAATCCATGTATGGAATATGTGAAGTATCTCATTCTACCTTGGTTCAATGGGTTTTCTGTTGAGCGGACTGAAAAGAATGGTGGAAATAA AACCTTCAAAACCTTTGAAGAATTGGCTGCTGATTATGAAAGCGGCGAGCTACATCCAGCAGACCTTAAATCAGCTTTATCAAAAGCATTGAACAAGATACTGGAG CCTGTACGAGCACACTTCAAGAATGACAAAGCTGCCAAGCAACTATTGCAAAGTGTTaag AACTATAGAGTCACCAGGTGA